A section of the Budorcas taxicolor isolate Tak-1 chromosome 17, Takin1.1, whole genome shotgun sequence genome encodes:
- the ALDH2 gene encoding aldehyde dehydrogenase, mitochondrial: MLRAVALAAARLGPRQGRRLLSAATQAVPTPNQQPEVFYNQIFINNEWHDAVSKKTFPTVNPSTGDVICHVAEGDKADVDRAVKAARAAFQLGSPWRRMDASERGRLLNRLADLIERDRTYLAALETLDNGKPYVISYLVDLDMVLKCLRYYAGWADKYHGKTIPIDGDYFSYTRHEPVGVCGQIIPWNFPLLMQAWKLGPALATGNVVVMKVAEQTPLTALYVANLIKEAGFPPGVVNIIPGFGPTAGAAIASHEDVDKVAFTGSTEVGHLIQVAAGKSNLKRVTLELGGKSPNIIMSDADMDWAVEQAHFALFFNQGQCCCAGSRTFVQEDIYAEFVERSVARAKSRVVGNPFDSRTEQGPQVDETQFKKVLGYIKSGKEEGAKLLCGGGAAADRGYFIQPTVFGDVQDGMTIAKEEIFGPVMQILKFKSMEEVVGRANNSKYGLAAAVFTKDLDKANYLSQALQAGTVWVNCYDVFGAQSPFGGYKLSGSGRELGEYGLQAYTEVKTVTVRVPQKNS; encoded by the exons ATGTTGCGCGCCGTTGCGCTTGCCGCGGCCCGCCTCGGACCCCGCCAGGGCCGCCGCCTGCTGTCCGCCGCCACCCAGGCCGTGCCGACCCCCAACCAGCAGCCTGAGGTCTTCTACAACCAG ATCTTTATAAACAATGAGTGGCATGATGCCGTTAGCAAGAAAACCTTCCCCACGGTCAATCCATCCACTGGGGACGTCATCTGTCACGTGGCTGAAGGGGACAAG GCAGACGTGGACAGGGCAGTGAAGGCAGCCCGGGCCGCATTCCAGCTGGGCTCGCCCTGGCGCCGCATGGACGCGTCCGAGAGGGGCCGGCTACTGAACCGCCTGGCTGATCTGATTGAGCGAGACCGGACCTACCTGGCA GCCTTGGAGACCCTGGACAATGGCAAGCCCTATGTCATCTCCTACCTGGTGGATTTGGACATGGTCCTCAAGTGCCTGCG ttactatGCCGGCTGGGCTGACAAGTACCACGGGAAAACCATTCCCATCGACGGGGACTACTTCAGCTACACCCGCCATGAACCTGTGGGAGTGTGTGGGCAGATCATCCCA TGGAACTTCCCGCTCTTGATGCAAGCTTGGAAACTGGGCCCAGCCTTGGCGACGGGAAACGTGGTTGTGATGAAGGTGGCTGAGCAGACTCCACTCACTGCCCTCTATGTGGCCAACCTGATTAAGGAG GCTGGCTTTCCTCCAGGTGTGGTCAATATTATTCCTGGATTTGGCCCCACGGCTGGAGCTGCCATCGCCTCCCATGAGGACGTGGACAAAGTGGCATTCACCGGCTCCACTGAG GTTGGCCACCTAATCCAGGTTGCTGCGGGGAAGAGTAACCTCAAGAGAGTGACCCTGGAGCTAGGAGGAAAGAGTCCCAATATCATCATGTCAGATGCTGATA TGGACTGGGCTGTGGAGCAGGCCCACTTCGCCCTGTTCTTCAACCAGGGCCAGTGCTGCTGTGCAGGCTCGCGGACCTTTGTGCAGGAGGACATTTACGCCGAGTTTGTGGAACGGAGTGTTGCCCGGGCCAAGTCTCGTGTGGTTGGGAACCCCTTTGACAGCCGGACTGAGCAGGGGCCGCAG GTGGATGAAACGCAGTTTAAAAAGGTCCTTGGCTATATCAAatctgggaaggaggagggggcgaAGCTGCTGTGTGGTGGAGGGGCGGCTGCTGACCGTGgctacttcatccagcccaccgtgTTTGGAGACGTGCAAGATGGCATGACCATCGCAAAGGAGGAG ATCTTTGGGCCAGTGATGCAGATTCTGAAGTTTAAGAGCATGGAGGAAGTCGTTGGGAGAGCCAACAATTCCAAGTACGGGCTGGCTGCAGCTGTCTTCACGAAGGACTTGGACAAGGCCAATTACCTGTCCCAGGCCCTCCAGGCCGGCACTGTGTG GGTCAACTGCTATGACGTGTTTGGGGCCCAGTCGCCGTTTGGTGGCTACAAGCTGTCTGGGAGTGGCCGGGAGCTGGGGGAATACGGGCTGCAGGCGTACACCGAAGTGAAGACC GTCACGGTCAGAGTTCCTCAGAAGAACTCCTAA